In Panthera leo isolate Ple1 chromosome F3, P.leo_Ple1_pat1.1, whole genome shotgun sequence, one genomic interval encodes:
- the MYOG gene encoding myogenin — protein MELYETSPYFYQEPHFYDGENYLPVHLQAFEPPGYERTELSLSPEARGPLEDKGLGTPEHCLGQCLPWACKVCKRKSVSVDRRRAATLREKRRLKKVNEAFEALKRSTLLNPNQRLPKVEILRSAIQYIERLQALLSSLNQEERDLRYRGGGGPQPGVPSECSSHSASCSPEWGSTLEFGPNTGDHLLTADPTDAHNLHSLTSIVDSITVEDVSVAFPDETMPN, from the exons ATGGAGCTATATGAGACATCCCCCTACTTCTACCAGGAACCCCACTTCTATGACGGGGAGAACTACCTGCCCGTCCACCTCCAGGCCTTCGAGCCGCCAGGCTACGAGCGGACTGAGCTCAGCCTGAGCCCTGAGGCCCGAGGGCCCCTCGAAGACAAGGGGCTGGGGACCCCCGAGCACTGCCTGGGCCAGTGCCTGCCGTGGGCCTGCAAGGTGTGTAAGAGGAAGTCGGTGTCCGTGGACCGGCGGCGTGCGGCCACACTGAGGGAGAAGCGCAGGCTCAAGAAGGTGAATGAGGCCTTTGAGGCTCTGAAGAGGAGCACCCTGCTCAACCCCAACCAGCGGCTGCCCAAGGTGGAGATCCTACGCAGCGCCATCCAGTACATCGAGCGCCTACAGGCCCTGCTCAGCTCCCTCAACCAGGAAGAGCGTGACCTCCGGtaccggggcgggggcgggccccAGCCAGGG GTGCCCAGTGAATGCAGCTCCCACAGCGCCTCCTGCAGTCCAGAGTGGGGCAGCACATTGGAGTTTGGTCCCAACACAGGGG ATCACCTGCTCACGGCCGACCCCACGGACGCCCACAACCTGCACTCTCTCACCTCCATTGTGGACAGCATCACAGTGGAAGACGTCTCTGTGGCCTTCCCAGATGAAACCATGCCCAACTGA